From the genome of Lotus japonicus ecotype B-129 chromosome 6, LjGifu_v1.2, one region includes:
- the LOC130722134 gene encoding uncharacterized protein LOC130722134 isoform X1 translates to MATSAKFDLSSRSPDRPLYTGLRGSHVAGSLDRSGSFRESIENPNLSTLPNMSRSSSSATQGDVMSFFNCVRFDQKLVAPEHKSNRQTDYKRHVSAAFGVSPDESASSSVKGKQLPSPAPEDIKRLRDGLHANFRRARERAKMFSEALSRFNKDFPNITSKKRSRAESFSTDRSSFMLSDRSVLGPSISKVGVQGHPVTGGFEHEQQKLEERTKTVVPNKRTRTSLVDIKMDVRTTSLVRPSGTVDRDKEMLRVVNNGAVQGEERTLPIGGDGWEKSKMKKKRSGIKPDGSSSPALTKPVNIFQETKQGIQQRLTTDSRSKLSSDSHSFRPGVSNGSVGAGKPDAISQQTGLGIRVSTPKIDLDNNSAVNERRDRTVHSDKERVNFRAVNKATVRDEYNSASPNSSAKINTIRAPRSGSGVAPKLSPVVHKTAVPNDGELSHGSPKPPAGAGTTNRKRAASARSSSPPVVKWQRPQKSSRTARRTNLVPVTSSNDDSPALDSVSDVTGNDLGLGFPKRLTGSSPQQIKSKGESVSSAALSESEESGVAEIKSKEKGRKPEEIDHKAGQSVQKVSNSVLPTRKGKFASGNEPGDGVRRQGRTGRNSPATRSLMPKSSEKLGNIKQLRSSRQGFEKSESRAGRPPTRKLSDRKAYARQKHTALNASADILDDGQAELLAAVKGVISSAHAFPTQFWRQMESFFSLITEEDITYWKQQTNIESSPLMPTPVPSNIDDCEAVVNGFGLARCESDIGHGAERGAGIVTEQLQLSKGDRNVIPLSQRMISALISEERGSENEDYKFDVCDKEFEADEELELSSLDPYLRANDQFACHSAYNGYRITGKRKHVDTENDISSPDLNSSQPTLTCSGLEYNTLDLNEKLLLELKSIGIAPEPDSGTSRTDDEGICQDITRLEEDYQKQMCKRKGMLDGLVKSASVAKELQEKDFEQRALDKLLEMAYEKNKGCRRPSSSSAKSASNRLAKQAALEFVKRTLERCKQFEDTGKSCFNEPKFKDMFLAASSQLSAVRLVEGTETESTKPQASPFSSEARTGYVASRQCPSLFSQNMNNHDINSPDILPAINNSSKQTSGKEDFWSNRVKKRELSLDDVGGTSSAPSGVGGSLSSSARGKRSERDRDGKGQSREVLSRNGNTKVGRPALSNAKGERKPKSKPKQKASQHSVSVNGLLGKLSDHSKPELPSVSKSNEMSTNSNTKEKGVFGSGESDDHEPIDLSNLQLPGIDVLDGQGQDFGSWLNIDDDGLHDNDCMGLEIPMDDLSDLNMTL, encoded by the exons ATGGCAACATCCGCCAAGTTTGATCTATCTTCCAGAAGCCCAGATAGACCATTGTACACTGGGCTGCGTGGATCCCACGTAGCTGGTTCCTTAGATAGATCGGGTAGCTTTCGTGAAAGCATAGAAAATCCAAATCTGTCGACTCTTCCAAACATGTCTAGAAGCAGTTCTTCAGCAACACAAGGGGATGTAATGAGCTTCTTCAATTGTGTGCGTTTCGATCAAAAGTTGGTAGCTCCAGAGCATAAGTCTAATCGTCAAACAGATTATAAACGACATGTCAGTGCTGCTTTTGGAGTTTCACCTGATGAATCTGCTTCTAGTTCTGTAAAAGGCAAGCAATTGCCATCCCCAGCACCAGAAGATATCAAACGACTCAGGGATGGTTTACACGCAAACTTTAGAAGGGCAAG GGAGCGTGCTAAAATGTTCAGTGAAGCCTTATCTAGATTCAACAAAGATTTCCCAAATATAACTTCAAAGAAGAGATCTCGGGCCGAAAGTTTTTCTACTGACCGTTCTAGTTTCATGTTAAGTGATCGGTCTGTCTTGGGGCCGAGCATAAGTAAGGTTGGAGTTCAAGGTCATCCTGTCACAGGTGGTTTTGAACACGAGCAGCAAAAGTTAGAAGAAAGAACCAAAACTGTTGTCCCAAACAAGCGCACTAGAACTTCTTTGGTTGATATAAAG ATGGATGTGCGGACTACTTCTCTTGTCAGGCCATCTGGGACTGTAGACAGAGATAAAGAAATGCTACGGGTTGTCAATAATGGCGCGGTCCAGGGTGAGGAACGAACTTTACCGATTGGAGGTGATGGTTGGGAAAAgtcaaaaatgaagaagaagcgTTCTGGCATCAAACCGGATGGATCTTCAAGTCCAGCATTGACAAAACCTGTTAATATTTTCCAGGAAACTAAACAAGGAATTCAACAAAGACTAACTACTGATTCTCGGTCGAAATTGAGTAGTGATTCTCATTCTTTCAG GCCAGGAGTTTCTAATGGATCTGTCGGAGCTGGAAAACCAGACGCCATCTCTCAACAAACTGGGTTGGGGATACGCGTCTCTACCCCTAAAATTGATCTGGACAACAATTCTGCTGTCAATGAGAGGCGGGATCGTACTGTCCATTCAGACAAGGAAAGGGTGAATTTCAGAGCTGTTAACAA GGCAACTGTTCGTGATGAATATAATTCAGCTAGTCCTAATTCAAGTGCAAAAATTAATACTATTCGGGCACCACGATCAGGTTCGGGAGTTGCCCCGAAGTTGTCTCCAGTTGTCCACAAAACAGCGGTTCCCAATGATGGGGAACTGTCTCATGGTAGCCCCAAGCCCCCTGCTGGTGCTGGCACTACCAATCGCAAACGTGCGGCATCAGCACGATCATCTTCCCCACCTGTTGTCAAATGGCAGAGGCCGCAAAAGAGCTCCCGCACTGCCAGAAGAACAAATTTGGTGCCTGTTACTTCAAGTAATGACGATTCCCCTGCTTTGGATTCTGTATCTGATGTGACTGGCAATGATCTTGGGTTGGGATTTCCCAAACGTTTGACTGGCAGTTCTCCTCAGCAAATCAAATCAAAAGGGGAATCTGTATCTTCAGCTGCCTTATCTGAAAGTGAAGAGTCAGGGGTGGCTGAGATTAAATCTAAAGAGAAGGGAAGGAAGCCAGAAGAGATAGATCATAAAGCTGGACAAAGTGTTCAAAAGGTTTCTAACTCGGTCCTTCCAACAAGAAAAGGTAAATTTGCCTCCGGGAACGAGCCTGGAGATGGGGTTCGGAGGCAAGGGAGGACAGGGCGCAATTCTCCTGCCACAAGGTCACTGATGCCAAAGTCATCAGAGAAGCTCGGAAACATAAAGCAACTTAGAAGTTCAAGACAAGGATTTGAGAAGAGTGAAAG CAGGGCAGGTCGTCCACCAACTAGGAAACTTTCTGATCGTAAGGCATATGCACGTCAAAAGCATACAGCTCTTAATGCATCAGCAGATATTCTTG ATGATGGACAAGCAGAGCTATTGGCTGCTGTAAAGGGTGTTATCAGCTCTG CTCATGCTTTTCCTACCCAATTCTGGAGGCAGATGGAGTCTTTCTTCAGTTTGATAACTGAGGAGGATATTACTTACTGGAAACAACAG ACAAATATTGAATCAAGCCCATTGATGCCAACTCCAGTACCTTCAAATATAGATGATTGTGAAGCTGTTGTTAATGGATTTGGGTTGGCTAGATGTGAAAGCGATATTGGACATGGTGCTGAAAGGGGTGCTGGAATTGTTACAGAACAGTTACAACTATCTAAAGGAGATCGTAATGTAATTCCCCTCAGTCAAAGGATGATATCTGCTTTAATTTCAGAGGAGCGTGGTAGTGAAAATGAAGATTACAAGTTTGATGTGTGTGATAAGGAATTTGAGGCAGATGAGGAGTTGGAACTGAGCAGTTTGGATCCCTACCTACGAGCTAATGATCAGTTTGCATGTCATTCTGCTTACAACGGTTATAGGATAACTGGGAAGCGAAAACATGTTGATACAGAAAATGATATTTCATCTCCTGACTTGAATTCAAGCCAGCCTACCTTGACCTGTTCAGGGTTGGAATACAATACCTTGGATTTGAATGAAAAGCTTCTCTTGGAGCTTAAAAGCATTGGAATTGCCCCAGAACCAGAT TCCGGAACGTCACGAACAGATGATGAAGGAATTTGTCAGGATATCACTAGGTTAGAGGAGGATTACCAAAAACAG ATGTGCAAGAGGAAAGGCATGCTAGATGGATTGGTGAAATCTGCCTCAGTGGCCAAAGAACTTCAAGAAAA GGATTTTGAACAACGTGCTCTGGACAAACTTCTTGAGATGGCTTATGAGAAAAACAAG GGCTGTCGGCGTCCAAGTTCCTCAAGTGCAAAAAGTGCAAGCAACAGATTGGCCAAGCAAGCTGCGCTTGAATTTGTTAAGCGTACATTGGAAAGATGTAAACAATTTGAAGATACAGGCAAGAGCTGCTTCAACGAGCCCAAATTCAAGGATATGTTCCTTGCTGCTTCTTCCCAGCTGAGCGCTGTTCGGCTAGTTGAAGGCACGGAGACTGAATCCACAAAGCCACAAGCTTCTCCCTTTTCTTCTGAAGCAAGAACAG GTTATGTGGCTTCACGGCAGTGTCCTTCACTATTTAGTCAAAATATGAATAACCATGATATCAATTCACCAGATATTCTTCCAGCTATAAATAACTCATCCAAACAAACTAGCGGGAAGGAAGATTTTTGGTCAAACAGGGTGAAGAAAAGGGAATTGTCCCTTGATGATGTTGGTGGTACTTCAAGTGCTCCATCAGGAGTTGGCGGTTCGCTATCAAGCAGTGCAAGAGGGAAGAGGAGTGAGAGAGACAGAGATGGAAAAGGGCAGAGCAGGGAAGTGCTATCCAGAAATGGAAATACCAAAGTTGGCCGGCCAGCATTATCTAATGCTAAGGGAGAAAGGAAACCTAAATCTAAGCCTAAGCAGAAAGCATCTCAGCATTCTGTTTCTGTAAATGGCCTCCTTGGCAAGCTATCAGATCATTCTAAACCAGAGTTGCCTTCTGTTTCGAAGTCTAATGAAATGTCTACTAACAGCAATACCAAGGAAAAGGGTGTGTTTGGCTCGGGTGAATCGGATGACCATGAGCCTATTGATCTCTCGAACCTGCAGCTTCCTGGAATAGATGTACTTGATGGCCAAGGTCAAGATTTTGGTTCATGGTTGAATATTGATGACGATGGATTGCATGATAATGACTGTATGGGCCTTGAAATTCCCATGGATGACCTTTCAGACTTGAATATGACATTATGA
- the LOC130722134 gene encoding uncharacterized protein LOC130722134 isoform X2 produces the protein MATSAKFDLSSRSPDRPLYTGLRGSHVAGSLDRSGSFRESIENPNLSTLPNMSRSSSSATQGDVMSFFNCVRFDQKLVAPEHKSNRQTDYKRHVSAAFGVSPDESASSSVKGKQLPSPAPEDIKRLRDGLHANFRRARERAKMFSEALSRFNKDFPNITSKKRSRAESFSTDRSSFMLSDRSVLGPSISKVGVQGHPVTGGFEHEQQKLEERTKTVVPNKRTRTSLVDIKMDVRTTSLVRPSGTVDRDKEMLRVVNNGAVQGEERTLPIGGDGWEKSKMKKKRSGIKPDGSSSPALTKPVNIFQETKQGIQQRLTTDSRSKLSSDSHSFRPGVSNGSVGAGKPDAISQQTGLGIRVSTPKIDLDNNSAVNERRDRTVHSDKERVNFRAVNKATVRDEYNSASPNSSAKINTIRAPRSGSGVAPKLSPVVHKTAVPNDGELSHGSPKPPAGAGTTNRKRAASARSSSPPVVKWQRPQKSSRTARRTNLVPVTSSNDDSPALDSVSDVTGNDLGLGFPKRLTGSSPQQIKSKGESVSSAALSESEESGVAEIKSKEKGRKPEEIDHKAGQSVQKVSNSVLPTRKGKFASGNEPGDGVRRQGRTGRNSPATRSLMPKSSEKLGNIKQLRSSRQGFEKSERAGRPPTRKLSDRKAYARQKHTALNASADILDDGQAELLAAVKGVISSAHAFPTQFWRQMESFFSLITEEDITYWKQQTNIESSPLMPTPVPSNIDDCEAVVNGFGLARCESDIGHGAERGAGIVTEQLQLSKGDRNVIPLSQRMISALISEERGSENEDYKFDVCDKEFEADEELELSSLDPYLRANDQFACHSAYNGYRITGKRKHVDTENDISSPDLNSSQPTLTCSGLEYNTLDLNEKLLLELKSIGIAPEPDSGTSRTDDEGICQDITRLEEDYQKQMCKRKGMLDGLVKSASVAKELQEKDFEQRALDKLLEMAYEKNKGCRRPSSSSAKSASNRLAKQAALEFVKRTLERCKQFEDTGKSCFNEPKFKDMFLAASSQLSAVRLVEGTETESTKPQASPFSSEARTGYVASRQCPSLFSQNMNNHDINSPDILPAINNSSKQTSGKEDFWSNRVKKRELSLDDVGGTSSAPSGVGGSLSSSARGKRSERDRDGKGQSREVLSRNGNTKVGRPALSNAKGERKPKSKPKQKASQHSVSVNGLLGKLSDHSKPELPSVSKSNEMSTNSNTKEKGVFGSGESDDHEPIDLSNLQLPGIDVLDGQGQDFGSWLNIDDDGLHDNDCMGLEIPMDDLSDLNMTL, from the exons ATGGCAACATCCGCCAAGTTTGATCTATCTTCCAGAAGCCCAGATAGACCATTGTACACTGGGCTGCGTGGATCCCACGTAGCTGGTTCCTTAGATAGATCGGGTAGCTTTCGTGAAAGCATAGAAAATCCAAATCTGTCGACTCTTCCAAACATGTCTAGAAGCAGTTCTTCAGCAACACAAGGGGATGTAATGAGCTTCTTCAATTGTGTGCGTTTCGATCAAAAGTTGGTAGCTCCAGAGCATAAGTCTAATCGTCAAACAGATTATAAACGACATGTCAGTGCTGCTTTTGGAGTTTCACCTGATGAATCTGCTTCTAGTTCTGTAAAAGGCAAGCAATTGCCATCCCCAGCACCAGAAGATATCAAACGACTCAGGGATGGTTTACACGCAAACTTTAGAAGGGCAAG GGAGCGTGCTAAAATGTTCAGTGAAGCCTTATCTAGATTCAACAAAGATTTCCCAAATATAACTTCAAAGAAGAGATCTCGGGCCGAAAGTTTTTCTACTGACCGTTCTAGTTTCATGTTAAGTGATCGGTCTGTCTTGGGGCCGAGCATAAGTAAGGTTGGAGTTCAAGGTCATCCTGTCACAGGTGGTTTTGAACACGAGCAGCAAAAGTTAGAAGAAAGAACCAAAACTGTTGTCCCAAACAAGCGCACTAGAACTTCTTTGGTTGATATAAAG ATGGATGTGCGGACTACTTCTCTTGTCAGGCCATCTGGGACTGTAGACAGAGATAAAGAAATGCTACGGGTTGTCAATAATGGCGCGGTCCAGGGTGAGGAACGAACTTTACCGATTGGAGGTGATGGTTGGGAAAAgtcaaaaatgaagaagaagcgTTCTGGCATCAAACCGGATGGATCTTCAAGTCCAGCATTGACAAAACCTGTTAATATTTTCCAGGAAACTAAACAAGGAATTCAACAAAGACTAACTACTGATTCTCGGTCGAAATTGAGTAGTGATTCTCATTCTTTCAG GCCAGGAGTTTCTAATGGATCTGTCGGAGCTGGAAAACCAGACGCCATCTCTCAACAAACTGGGTTGGGGATACGCGTCTCTACCCCTAAAATTGATCTGGACAACAATTCTGCTGTCAATGAGAGGCGGGATCGTACTGTCCATTCAGACAAGGAAAGGGTGAATTTCAGAGCTGTTAACAA GGCAACTGTTCGTGATGAATATAATTCAGCTAGTCCTAATTCAAGTGCAAAAATTAATACTATTCGGGCACCACGATCAGGTTCGGGAGTTGCCCCGAAGTTGTCTCCAGTTGTCCACAAAACAGCGGTTCCCAATGATGGGGAACTGTCTCATGGTAGCCCCAAGCCCCCTGCTGGTGCTGGCACTACCAATCGCAAACGTGCGGCATCAGCACGATCATCTTCCCCACCTGTTGTCAAATGGCAGAGGCCGCAAAAGAGCTCCCGCACTGCCAGAAGAACAAATTTGGTGCCTGTTACTTCAAGTAATGACGATTCCCCTGCTTTGGATTCTGTATCTGATGTGACTGGCAATGATCTTGGGTTGGGATTTCCCAAACGTTTGACTGGCAGTTCTCCTCAGCAAATCAAATCAAAAGGGGAATCTGTATCTTCAGCTGCCTTATCTGAAAGTGAAGAGTCAGGGGTGGCTGAGATTAAATCTAAAGAGAAGGGAAGGAAGCCAGAAGAGATAGATCATAAAGCTGGACAAAGTGTTCAAAAGGTTTCTAACTCGGTCCTTCCAACAAGAAAAGGTAAATTTGCCTCCGGGAACGAGCCTGGAGATGGGGTTCGGAGGCAAGGGAGGACAGGGCGCAATTCTCCTGCCACAAGGTCACTGATGCCAAAGTCATCAGAGAAGCTCGGAAACATAAAGCAACTTAGAAGTTCAAGACAAGGATTTGAGAAGAGTGAAAG GGCAGGTCGTCCACCAACTAGGAAACTTTCTGATCGTAAGGCATATGCACGTCAAAAGCATACAGCTCTTAATGCATCAGCAGATATTCTTG ATGATGGACAAGCAGAGCTATTGGCTGCTGTAAAGGGTGTTATCAGCTCTG CTCATGCTTTTCCTACCCAATTCTGGAGGCAGATGGAGTCTTTCTTCAGTTTGATAACTGAGGAGGATATTACTTACTGGAAACAACAG ACAAATATTGAATCAAGCCCATTGATGCCAACTCCAGTACCTTCAAATATAGATGATTGTGAAGCTGTTGTTAATGGATTTGGGTTGGCTAGATGTGAAAGCGATATTGGACATGGTGCTGAAAGGGGTGCTGGAATTGTTACAGAACAGTTACAACTATCTAAAGGAGATCGTAATGTAATTCCCCTCAGTCAAAGGATGATATCTGCTTTAATTTCAGAGGAGCGTGGTAGTGAAAATGAAGATTACAAGTTTGATGTGTGTGATAAGGAATTTGAGGCAGATGAGGAGTTGGAACTGAGCAGTTTGGATCCCTACCTACGAGCTAATGATCAGTTTGCATGTCATTCTGCTTACAACGGTTATAGGATAACTGGGAAGCGAAAACATGTTGATACAGAAAATGATATTTCATCTCCTGACTTGAATTCAAGCCAGCCTACCTTGACCTGTTCAGGGTTGGAATACAATACCTTGGATTTGAATGAAAAGCTTCTCTTGGAGCTTAAAAGCATTGGAATTGCCCCAGAACCAGAT TCCGGAACGTCACGAACAGATGATGAAGGAATTTGTCAGGATATCACTAGGTTAGAGGAGGATTACCAAAAACAG ATGTGCAAGAGGAAAGGCATGCTAGATGGATTGGTGAAATCTGCCTCAGTGGCCAAAGAACTTCAAGAAAA GGATTTTGAACAACGTGCTCTGGACAAACTTCTTGAGATGGCTTATGAGAAAAACAAG GGCTGTCGGCGTCCAAGTTCCTCAAGTGCAAAAAGTGCAAGCAACAGATTGGCCAAGCAAGCTGCGCTTGAATTTGTTAAGCGTACATTGGAAAGATGTAAACAATTTGAAGATACAGGCAAGAGCTGCTTCAACGAGCCCAAATTCAAGGATATGTTCCTTGCTGCTTCTTCCCAGCTGAGCGCTGTTCGGCTAGTTGAAGGCACGGAGACTGAATCCACAAAGCCACAAGCTTCTCCCTTTTCTTCTGAAGCAAGAACAG GTTATGTGGCTTCACGGCAGTGTCCTTCACTATTTAGTCAAAATATGAATAACCATGATATCAATTCACCAGATATTCTTCCAGCTATAAATAACTCATCCAAACAAACTAGCGGGAAGGAAGATTTTTGGTCAAACAGGGTGAAGAAAAGGGAATTGTCCCTTGATGATGTTGGTGGTACTTCAAGTGCTCCATCAGGAGTTGGCGGTTCGCTATCAAGCAGTGCAAGAGGGAAGAGGAGTGAGAGAGACAGAGATGGAAAAGGGCAGAGCAGGGAAGTGCTATCCAGAAATGGAAATACCAAAGTTGGCCGGCCAGCATTATCTAATGCTAAGGGAGAAAGGAAACCTAAATCTAAGCCTAAGCAGAAAGCATCTCAGCATTCTGTTTCTGTAAATGGCCTCCTTGGCAAGCTATCAGATCATTCTAAACCAGAGTTGCCTTCTGTTTCGAAGTCTAATGAAATGTCTACTAACAGCAATACCAAGGAAAAGGGTGTGTTTGGCTCGGGTGAATCGGATGACCATGAGCCTATTGATCTCTCGAACCTGCAGCTTCCTGGAATAGATGTACTTGATGGCCAAGGTCAAGATTTTGGTTCATGGTTGAATATTGATGACGATGGATTGCATGATAATGACTGTATGGGCCTTGAAATTCCCATGGATGACCTTTCAGACTTGAATATGACATTATGA
- the LOC130722135 gene encoding uncharacterized protein LOC130722135 codes for MENHHKEEEEEEEEEEEEVVQVKEEDDKVAGEEEEVVDGDEIGSSLTMERVAAAKKFIESHYKSQMKHIQERKERRSVLQKKLESSHVPEDEQMDLLKDLERKETEYIRLKRHKICVEDFDLLSIIGRGAFGEVRLCREKKSGNIYAMKKLKKSEMLSRGQVEHVRAERNVLAEVANDCIVKLYYSFQDADHLYLIMEYLPGGDIMTLLMREETLTETVARFYIAQSVLAIESIHKHNYIHRDIKPDNLLLDKNGHMKLSDFGLCKPLDCSNLSSINENEILDDDKNLNDTMDADGACQNGQGGRRWKSPFEQLQHWQINRRKLAFSTVGTPDYIAPEVLLKKGYGVECDWWSLGAIMYEMLVGYPPFYSDDPVTTCRKIVHWKNHLKFPDEARLTPEAKDLICRLLCGVQHRLGTGGADEIKAHPWFKDIAWDRLYETEAAFKPQVNGELDTQNFMKFDEVEQPKPSRSGSGQLRKKLLTPQDLSFVGYTYKNFAAIKGMNLSTDKGSLSTTQRPSSVESSSHSDSAINYST; via the exons ATGGAGAATCATCacaaggaggaagaggaggaggaggaggaggaggaagaggaggttGTGCAGGTTAAGGAGGAGGATGATAAGGTGGCTGGTGaagaggaggaggtggtggatGGAGACGAAATAGGTTCAAGCTTGACCATGGAGAGGGTGGCTGCAGCTAAGAAATTCATTGAGAGCCATTACAAGTCTCAGATGAAGCACATCCAAGAACGCAAGGAGAG GCGTTCTGTGCTACAAAAGAAGTTAGAGTCTTCCCATGTACCGGAAGATGAACAGATGGATCTACTGAAAGATTTAGAGCGCAAGGAGACCGAGTATATAAGGTTAAAAAGACATAAAATATGTGTTGAGGATTTTGACCTTCTATCCATCATAGGCAGGGGAGCCTTTGGAGAG GTAAGACTCTGTCGAGAGAAGAAATCGGGTAACATCTATGCcatgaaaaaattgaaaaagtctGAAATGCTTAGTAGGGGACAG GTTGAGCATGTCAGAGCTGAAAGGAATGTACTTGCAGAAGTTGCCAATGATTGCATCGTGAAACTGTATTACTCCTTTCAGGATGCAGACCACTTATATCTTATAATGGAATATTTACCTGGAGGTGACATAATGACTTTGTTGATGAGGGAAGAAACTTTGACTGAAACTGTGGCTAGATTTTACATTGCCCAAAGCGTTTTAGCCATAGAGTCTATTCATAAACACAACTACATTCATCG GGATATAAAACCAGACAACCTTCTATTGGACAAAAACGGTCATATGAAACTGTCTGATTTTGGTCTTTGCAAGCCACTTGACTGCTCGAATCTTTCATctataaatgaaaatgaaatattgGATGATGACAAAAACTTGAATGATACCATGGATGCTGATGGAGCCTGCCAAAATGGCCAAGGTGGTAGGCGCTGGAAAAGTCCCTTTGAACAACTTCAACATTGGCAAATAAACAGGAGGAAGTTG GCATTTTCTACTGTTGGAACTCCAGACTACATTGCTCCAGAAGTGTTACTGAAAAAGGGTTATGGTGTGGAGTGCGACTG GTGGTCTCTTGGTGCAATAATGTATGAGATGCTTGTTGGTTATCCCCCATTTTACTCTGATGATCCTGTAACAACATGCAGAAAG ATTGTGCACTGGAAGAATCATTTAAAATTTCCAGATGAGGCAAGATTGACGCCTGAAGCAAAGGATCTAATATGCAGGTTGCTTTGTGGCGTTCAACATAGGCTTGGAACCGGAGGGGCAGATGAAATTAAA GCTCATCCTTGGTTTAAAGATATCGCGTGGGACAGGCTCTATGAAACCGAGGCAGCATTCAAACCACAAGTCAATGGGGAGCTTGACACTCAGAATTTTATGAAATTTGATGAG GTTGAACAACCAAAACCAAGCAGATCTGGATCTGGCCAACTGAGAAAG AAGCTCTTAACTCCTCAAGATCTCAGTTTTGTTGGCTATACATATAAGAATTTTGCTGCTATCAAGGGGATGAATCTTTCTACTG ATAAAGGGAGCTTGTCAACAACACAGAGGCCCTCATCAGTTGAATCCTCCTCTCACA GTGATTCTGCAATCAATTATTCCACCTGA